From the genome of Ptychodera flava strain L36383 chromosome 22, AS_Pfla_20210202, whole genome shotgun sequence, one region includes:
- the LOC139123360 gene encoding uncharacterized protein produces MATHPQKTPAHPPCNLCPVAYNTTKTVGPSKLLDRLQAGIEKIEKILSEWKRALDVTDVMVDKALKHITSISDLQRVIVDAITTNRTLRIGLAGGSISARKFCFGNVLTETIKVALSIPVELHNVAIGATNSRYYAYCFGALLQISQLDIVLWEFAANDYMVGIGPVGQEEFTRIILDLPTRPQLIFVNFLHGEQMKQKSCVNNEKIGSEPLSQYYDVPSISMNDAVCSEVQKPDFEVSDIAISATDGHPNPKNHKVMAYFLCELLKVSLRNLTNSLINTRSLYSGVYSHELPVPLFNDTISFSPHCWTALTTIDNVQGSLKPAAQLAWSLWTPPAISYRRDIKQFWLNENRENFITFNFTVKPYRTFHCTVSIAAFGGPRCGKAKVYLDGDARSEVILDGTWGYNVTLIQQIADNVTPGTHKLTVVAPEGNHFQVGAIVASYRGKNLQSSG; encoded by the coding sequence atggcgacccacccccaaaaaacaccggcccaccccccctgtaatttgtgtccagtcgcTTATAACACTACAAAGACCGTGGGTCCGTCAAAACTACTTGACCGTTTACAAGCTGGTATTGAGAAAATTGAGAAGATTCTGTCGGAGTGGAAAAGGGCACTTGATGTGACTGATGTGATGGTGGACAAAGCACTGAAGCACATAACGTCAATATCTGACCTACAACGTGTTATAGTCGATGCCATAACCACCAATAGAACTCTGCGAATTGGCTTGGCTGGAGGTTCAATCTCGGCCAGAAAATTCTGCTTTGGTAATGTTTTGACGGAAACAATAAAAGTTGCATTGAGTATTCCCGTCGAACTTCACAATGTTGCGATTGGAGCCACGAACAGCAGATATTACGCCTATTGTTTTGGAGCTCTCCTACAAATCAGTCAACTAGACATCGTTCTATGGGAATTTGCTGCGAATGACTATATGGTTGGTATCGGGCCCGTCGGCCAGGAAGAATTTACCAGAATAATTCTCGACTTGCCGACAAGGCCACAACTGATATTTGTGAACTTTTTGCATGGggaacaaatgaaacaaaaatcgtGTGTTAACAATGAAAAGATTGGAAGTGAACCTCTTAGCCAGTATTATGACGTACCATCGATTAGTATGAATGACGCTGTTTGTTCTGAAGTACAGAAACCTGACTTTGAAGTTTCTGATATAGCTATCAGCGCCACAGACGGTCATCCCAATCCTAAAAACCACAAAGTGATGGCATACTTCCTCTGTGAGCTCTTGAAGGTCAGCCTTCGCAACTTGACAAACTCACTGATAAACACACGGTCACTTTATTCCGGCGTGTATTCGCATGAACTTCCAGTTCCTCTCTTTAATGACACGATAAGTTTTTCACCACATTGTTGGACGGCCCTGACGACTATCGACAACGTACAGGGGAGCCTTAAACCCGCCGCCCAGCTTGCCTGGTCACTCTGGACTCCTCCCGCAATTTCTTATAGAAGAGACATAAAACAGTTTTGGCTAAATGAAAATAGAGAGAATTTTATCACTTTCAATTTCACTGTAAAGCCGTATCGTACTTTCCATTGTACTGTTTCCATAGCTGCATTTGGCGGCCCAAGGTGCGGAAAAGCAAAAGTTTATCTTGACGGTGACGCGAGATCAGAAGTCATTCTCGACGGTACGTGGGGTTACAATGTTACCCTGATACAGCAAATCGCGGACAATGTTACACCAGGAACACACAAGCTGACTGTCGTTGCACCCGAAGGAAATCATTTTCAAGTCGGGGCGATCGTTGCGTCCTATCGCGGGAAGAATCTCCAAAGCTCCGGATAG
- the LOC139122800 gene encoding uncharacterized protein: MSFFSRIKLTMVIMMVACLSLALIGYMSSRRYNYTAPLTRFKETSPALMMSMRPFDQLRSAISDIEKVLSQQRKQLGVTSLMVEKALKHVTSTSNLQRIVLDAVTRNRTLYVGVAGGSISALKYCYANFFTENIQAALNIPVKLHNAAIGATDSIFYAYCFASLLNIHELDIVLWEQAANDFIKDVGPWAQEDFTRVILNLPTKPQLIFVNFLHGEQMKQKSCVNNEKIGSEPLSQYYDVPSISMNDAVCSEVQKPDFKVSDIAISAIDGHPNPKNHKVMGYFLCELFKNVLRNLTNSRDNSLPSGPQLFPRREKIQKSLFKESEVFRPSCWTTLATKAKESVVVLHPLSQEGWVLYAYGEKANPDRNDIKQFWRSGMGENFITFSIELKPYKNFNCTVSLALFGGPPCGKANVYFDGDRRSAHVVDGKLPKWLILIQRVSNNIPPGKHNLTIVAQSGTFFQLSAIMTSYNIDN; encoded by the coding sequence ATGTCGTTTTTCAGCCGAATTAAACTTACAATGGTGATTATGATGGTAGCGTGTTTGTCTCTGGCCTTAATCGGTTATATGTCGTCTCGACGTTACAATTACACAGCTCCGCTGACACGCTTTAAAGAGACCAGTCCGGCATTGATGATGTCGATGAGACCGTTTGACCAACTTCGATCAGCAATAAGTGACATCGAGAAGGTTCTGTCGCAACAGAGAAAGCAGCTCGGTGTGACGTCACTGATGGTGGAAAAAGCATTGAAACACGTGACATCAACGTCAAATCTACAGCGTATTGTACTTGATGCTGTGACTAGAAACAGGACACTATATGTTGGCGTGGCAGGGGGTTCTATCTCTGCTTTAAAATATTGCTACGCTAACTTTTTCACCGAAAACATACAAGCGGCGCTAAACATTCCAGTCAAACTTCACAATGCTGCAATCGGCGCTACTGACAGCATATTTTACGCCTACTGTTTTGCTTCTCTCCTAAATATCCATGAATTAGACATCGTTCTCTGGGAACAAGCTGCCAATGACTTCATCAAAGATGTCGGACCCTGGGCTCAAGAGGACTTCACTCGAGTTATTCTTAATCTTCCTACAAAGCCACAACTAATATTCGTGAACTTTTTGCATGGggaacaaatgaaacaaaaatcgtGTGTTAACAATGAAAAGATTGGAAGTGAACCTCTTAGCCAGTATTATGACGTACCATCGATTAGTATGAATGACGCTGTTTGTTCTGAAGTACAGAAACCTGACTTCAAAGTTTCTGATATAGCTATCAGCGCCATAGACGGTCATCCCAATCCTAAAAATCACAAAGTGATGGGGTATTTCCTCTGTGAACTCTTCAAAAATGTCCTCCGAAATTTGACAAACTCCCGCGATAATTCACTGCCGTCTGGACCCCAGCTGTTCCCGCGCAGggagaaaattcaaaaatcgTTGTTCAAGGAATCTGAGGTGTTTCGTCCAAGTTGCTGGACAACATTGGCCACCAAAGCCAAAGAAAGCGTGGTGGTATTGCATCCCCTGTCACAGGAAGGATGGGTACTCTACGCTTATGGTGAAAAGGCAAACCCCGATAGAAATGACATAAAACAGTTTTGGCGGAGTGGCATGGGTGagaattttatcactttttccATCGAACTCAAGccatataaaaatttcaattgcaCAGTCTCCCTAGCTTTGTTTGGTGGACCACCGTGCGGTAAAGCCAATGTTTACTTTGACGGAGACAGACGTTCAGCGCACGTGGTTGATGGGAAATTGCCTAAGTGGTTAATCCTTATACAGCGGGTTTCTAATAATATCCCCCCGGGAAAACACAATCTCACAATTGTCGCACAGAGCGGGACCTTTTTTCAACTTAGTGCTATCATGACATCATACAATATTGACAATTAG